A region from the Gemmatimonadota bacterium genome encodes:
- a CDS encoding DUF1572 family protein, which produces MSTTGVGPDALGAKFIERCRYYLGEEYPAKIRAVLEVIPDEALWWRPNIWSNSVGNLVLHLCGNVRQWVVSGIGGVTDVRKRDEEFAAREGYSAEELRGILDETIREVEATLAALPVDELMKQRLIQGRDTLVMSALFHVVEHFSTHTGQIVWLGKMWSGAGSIRFYDDANNAAPLFLGPGRSDIQ; this is translated from the coding sequence ATGAGCACGACCGGGGTAGGCCCCGACGCGCTGGGCGCGAAGTTCATCGAACGCTGTCGCTATTACCTCGGCGAGGAGTATCCGGCCAAGATCCGGGCGGTGCTCGAGGTGATCCCCGACGAGGCGCTCTGGTGGCGCCCGAACATCTGGTCGAATTCGGTGGGGAACCTGGTGCTGCACCTCTGCGGGAACGTGCGGCAGTGGGTGGTCTCGGGGATTGGTGGGGTGACCGATGTACGCAAGCGCGATGAGGAGTTTGCGGCGAGGGAGGGGTACAGCGCGGAGGAGCTGCGCGGGATCCTCGACGAGACGATCCGCGAGGTCGAGGCGACCCTGGCCGCGCTGCCAGTGGACGAGTTGATGAAGCAGCGGCTGATTCAGGGACGCGACACCCTGGTCATGTCGGCGCTGTTCCATGTCGTGGAGCACTTCTCGACGCACACGGGCCAGATCGTCTGGTTAGGCAAGATGTGGTCGGGGGCGGGGTCGATCCGGTTCTACGACGACGCGAACAACGCGGCACCGCTGTTTCTGGGGCCGGGGCGGAGCGATATCCAATAG
- a CDS encoding sodium-dependent transporter, producing MSSDNKEQWGSKLGVILAVAGSAVGLGNFLRFPGQAAANGGGAFLIPYFCALFLLGIPIGWAEWSMGRYGGKKGLHSAPAIMGLFAKGSAGRYLGIVGVLIPLGVAFYYTFIETWTFGYFLKYLTGGVGVDPSAPVSDQVAASSAFYRSFTGADQDGVLFTGDSKFTVISWVIVFGLNLYLLFRGLSKGIEKFVSYAMPTMAVIAVGVLIRVLTLGTPDPSMPDQNVMNGLGYLWNPNYSKLGEAQTWLAAAGQIFFSLSVGFGVIINYASYMKKNDDVALSGLTASATNELFEVGFGGMITLTAAFVFLGVSGTTAAVATGSFSLGFATLPVVFAQMGPAGNIVGAAWFFMLFLAAITSSLSMYQPAVALVKEALGWAHGKATGLIAALGTVGAVLTLWFTQNGTFWNTMDFWVGTLLIFVMAGIQIIYFSWVFGLERGWKEIHAGASIQIPTVYKVVMKYVAPAYLIIVFVAFCFQNLVPSLQAAWATTGSRMAMLTIVGLVVFLLALVAVGEKRWRAQGLDIDDRQPAD from the coding sequence ATGTCGTCCGACAACAAAGAGCAGTGGGGCTCAAAACTGGGCGTGATCCTGGCGGTTGCCGGGTCGGCCGTCGGTTTGGGCAACTTCCTGCGATTCCCTGGCCAGGCTGCCGCGAATGGTGGCGGCGCGTTCCTCATCCCGTACTTCTGCGCCCTGTTCCTGCTCGGCATCCCGATCGGGTGGGCCGAGTGGTCGATGGGGCGGTACGGCGGCAAGAAGGGGCTGCACTCGGCCCCGGCCATCATGGGATTGTTTGCAAAGGGGTCTGCAGGGCGGTACCTGGGGATCGTTGGGGTGTTGATCCCGCTCGGCGTGGCGTTCTACTACACGTTCATTGAAACGTGGACCTTCGGGTACTTCCTGAAGTACCTCACCGGTGGCGTCGGGGTGGACCCGAGTGCGCCTGTCTCGGACCAGGTGGCGGCGTCCTCCGCGTTCTATCGCTCCTTCACGGGGGCGGACCAGGACGGCGTTTTGTTCACGGGTGACTCGAAGTTTACGGTGATCTCCTGGGTCATTGTGTTCGGCCTGAACTTGTACCTGCTGTTCCGTGGGCTGTCCAAGGGGATTGAGAAGTTTGTTTCGTATGCGATGCCCACGATGGCCGTCATTGCGGTCGGTGTACTGATCCGCGTGCTGACGCTCGGGACCCCGGATCCTTCGATGCCAGACCAGAACGTCATGAACGGTCTGGGATATCTCTGGAATCCGAACTACTCGAAGCTCGGCGAGGCGCAGACCTGGCTCGCCGCGGCCGGCCAGATCTTCTTCTCCCTCTCGGTCGGGTTCGGCGTGATCATCAACTACGCGTCGTACATGAAGAAGAATGACGACGTGGCGCTTTCGGGGTTGACGGCATCGGCGACCAATGAGCTGTTCGAGGTGGGATTTGGCGGCATGATCACACTGACGGCGGCGTTTGTCTTTCTGGGAGTCAGCGGGACCACGGCGGCGGTAGCCACCGGTTCGTTCTCGCTCGGGTTCGCCACGCTGCCCGTCGTCTTTGCCCAGATGGGTCCGGCGGGGAACATCGTGGGAGCGGCGTGGTTCTTCATGCTCTTTCTCGCCGCGATCACCAGTTCCTTGTCGATGTACCAGCCGGCCGTGGCCCTGGTGAAGGAAGCGCTGGGATGGGCCCACGGAAAGGCGACCGGACTCATCGCCGCGCTCGGGACCGTCGGTGCCGTTCTCACGCTCTGGTTCACGCAGAACGGGACCTTCTGGAATACGATGGACTTCTGGGTTGGAACGCTGCTCATCTTCGTGATGGCTGGGATCCAGATCATCTACTTCTCATGGGTCTTCGGGCTGGAGCGGGGGTGGAAGGAAATTCATGCGGGCGCGTCGATTCAGATTCCCACGGTGTACAAGGTCGTGATGAAGTACGTCGCGCCGGCCTACCTGATCATCGTCTTCGTCGCGTTCTGCTTCCAGAATCTCGTGCCGTCGCTTCAGGCGGCGTGGGCGACCACTGGTTCGCGCATGGCGATGCTCACGATCGTCGGCTTGGTCGTCTTCCTCCTGGCGCTCGTTGCCGTGGGCGAGAAACGTTGGCGCGCGCAGGGCCTTGATATCGACGACCGTCAACCCGCGGACTGA
- the mazG gene encoding nucleoside triphosphate pyrophosphohydrolase: MQPKATLEDTLVLMKDLRARCEWDAAQTHDSLRPYLVEEAHELDDALRAGDDTHMKEELGDVLLQVLFHSVVAEDRGAFDIGDVASGLIAKMHRRHPHLYGDGIRQDWETMKAARRGSIEDGLASGLPALHRAHRLQDRAAGVGFDWDDVEGPADKVAEELAEVRAVLAEPAEQPGRHDRLEGELGDLLFSVVNLCRKTGVHAGLALDRANAKFTRRFTAMERLAASRDIDVKSAGLAVLDPLWDEVKATETDK; the protein is encoded by the coding sequence ATGCAACCCAAGGCCACACTTGAAGATACGCTCGTCCTGATGAAGGACTTGCGAGCCCGCTGCGAGTGGGATGCGGCGCAAACCCATGACTCGCTGCGCCCCTACCTCGTGGAGGAAGCGCACGAGCTGGACGACGCCCTCCGAGCCGGCGACGACACCCACATGAAGGAGGAACTGGGCGATGTCCTGCTCCAGGTTCTCTTTCACTCGGTGGTCGCGGAAGACCGCGGCGCCTTCGACATCGGCGATGTCGCCAGCGGTCTGATCGCCAAGATGCACCGGCGGCATCCCCACCTCTACGGCGATGGGATTCGGCAGGACTGGGAGACGATGAAGGCCGCGCGCCGTGGCTCCATCGAGGATGGGCTCGCCTCAGGCCTCCCCGCCCTGCACCGCGCTCACCGGCTTCAGGACCGGGCGGCCGGCGTCGGGTTCGACTGGGACGACGTCGAGGGTCCGGCCGACAAGGTCGCCGAGGAACTGGCAGAGGTTCGGGCGGTGTTGGCCGAGCCCGCCGAGCAACCGGGACGACACGACCGGCTCGAGGGTGAACTCGGCGACCTGCTGTTCTCCGTGGTGAATCTCTGCCGCAAGACCGGGGTCCATGCCGGGCTCGCCCTCGATCGGGCGAACGCGAAGTTCACGCGCCGGTTCACGGCCATGGAACGACTCGCGGCCAGCCGCGACATCGATGTGAAGTCGGCGGGGCTGGCCGTTCTCGATCCGCTTTGGGACGAGGTGAAGGCTACTGAGACCGACAAGTAG
- the alr gene encoding alanine racemase → MDSRTSRAWVEVDLEAVRRNARTIALQAGRPLIPMVKADAYGLGAVPVARALLPEQPWGFGVATVAEAAELRAAGMAGRILIFSPTLPWDFAAIREVGATPTLGSPATIDTWIATGGGAWHLAIDTGMHRAGIEWHRVGEVADQVRTFPPEGAFTHFHSADANDGSMAVQQDRFRQALAALPARPGLLHAENSPGVERQAPSPWDIVRPGVFLYGVGGASGSAIQPDPVAHLRARVVDLHEVQAGEGVSYGATWKAERPSRIATLPIGYADGYRRAFSSRGMVLLNGRRAPVVGRVTMDMTMVDVTNVPCAVGDVATLLGRAGDDHLDINVIAEEVGLLSYELLVGLKLRVPRIYVGA, encoded by the coding sequence ATGGATTCGCGAACGTCGCGCGCGTGGGTTGAGGTCGACCTCGAGGCGGTCCGGCGCAACGCCCGCACGATCGCGCTTCAGGCTGGTCGCCCCCTGATCCCGATGGTCAAGGCGGACGCCTACGGACTCGGTGCCGTGCCGGTCGCGCGGGCCCTCCTCCCCGAACAGCCTTGGGGCTTTGGCGTGGCGACGGTGGCCGAGGCCGCCGAGCTGCGCGCAGCTGGGATGGCAGGTCGCATCCTGATCTTCAGCCCGACGCTGCCGTGGGACTTCGCGGCCATCCGTGAAGTTGGTGCGACGCCGACGCTGGGTAGCCCGGCGACTATCGACACCTGGATCGCGACTGGCGGTGGCGCGTGGCACCTCGCAATCGACACTGGGATGCACCGCGCTGGGATCGAGTGGCACCGGGTCGGGGAGGTCGCCGATCAGGTACGCACTTTCCCGCCGGAGGGTGCCTTCACGCACTTCCACTCGGCGGACGCCAATGACGGGTCGATGGCTGTCCAGCAGGACCGATTTCGTCAGGCGCTGGCGGCCCTCCCGGCGCGCCCAGGTCTCCTGCACGCGGAAAACAGTCCGGGGGTCGAGCGGCAAGCGCCTTCGCCGTGGGACATCGTGCGGCCCGGGGTTTTCCTGTATGGGGTGGGTGGTGCGAGCGGTTCCGCGATACAGCCGGACCCGGTGGCCCACCTCCGAGCCCGCGTCGTCGACCTGCACGAAGTACAGGCGGGAGAAGGAGTGTCCTATGGCGCGACGTGGAAGGCGGAGCGTCCATCTCGCATCGCGACGTTGCCGATTGGATACGCCGACGGGTACCGGCGCGCCTTTTCTTCCCGCGGCATGGTGCTCCTGAACGGACGCCGTGCTCCCGTGGTGGGACGCGTGACGATGGACATGACCATGGTCGACGTCACCAACGTCCCCTGCGCGGTGGGCGATGTGGCAACCCTGTTGGGGCGCGCGGGTGACGATCATCTGGACATCAACGTGATCGCAGAGGAGGTCGGCCTGTTGTCATACGAATTGCTGGTCGGCCTCAAGCTGCGCGTCCCCCGGATCTACGTGGGGGCGTGA
- a CDS encoding phosphopentomutase, with amino-acid sequence MPRRAILLILDGVGIGAAHDAHRYGDVGSHTLGNVLAATPEPSLPHLNALGLGDLDVLEGLVAATGSAARCTLQPASAGKDSTTGHWELCGVHLAEPFPTYPQGFPQEVVDEFARRTGRPVIGNVVGSGTDVIARFAAEQARTGAWILYTSADSVFQIAAHEGVIPLDELYRGCQIARDMLMPPHNVSRVIARPFVGPDGAWTRTANRRDYSIEPVAETLLDALAAAGVDRAGVGKVDDLFAGRGIRSRHTKDNAEGIALILEWLNGDRGGLLFANLVDFDQLYGHRNDVPGFYGALRQFDDALPSLLSGLQEDDLLFITADHGNDPTTPSTDHARERIPLLVVGPRVRPVRLPERSTFSDVGATIAEWLGVSFRGRGTSMLSEVVA; translated from the coding sequence ATGCCGCGCCGGGCTATCCTGCTGATCCTCGACGGGGTCGGGATCGGTGCGGCCCACGACGCGCACCGGTATGGTGACGTCGGCAGCCACACCCTCGGCAACGTCCTCGCCGCGACGCCAGAGCCCTCGCTGCCGCATCTCAACGCGCTGGGGCTGGGGGATCTCGACGTCCTTGAGGGGCTCGTCGCCGCGACCGGAAGCGCGGCGCGGTGTACGCTCCAGCCGGCATCGGCCGGGAAGGACTCGACCACGGGACACTGGGAGCTGTGCGGCGTGCACTTGGCCGAGCCATTCCCGACGTATCCGCAGGGGTTCCCGCAGGAAGTCGTCGACGAATTTGCCCGTCGCACTGGACGTCCGGTGATTGGGAATGTGGTGGGCAGCGGCACCGACGTGATCGCGCGATTTGCGGCCGAACAGGCTCGGACCGGCGCCTGGATTCTGTACACCTCGGCGGATTCTGTCTTCCAGATCGCCGCCCACGAGGGGGTCATCCCGCTGGATGAGCTCTACCGGGGCTGCCAGATCGCGCGGGACATGCTCATGCCGCCGCACAACGTGTCCCGGGTGATCGCACGGCCCTTCGTCGGGCCGGACGGCGCCTGGACCCGGACGGCCAACCGTCGCGACTACTCGATCGAACCGGTCGCAGAGACCTTGCTGGATGCCCTCGCCGCGGCTGGAGTCGACCGGGCAGGGGTCGGGAAGGTGGACGACCTCTTCGCCGGTCGGGGGATCCGATCCCGGCATACGAAGGACAACGCCGAGGGGATCGCCCTGATCCTGGAGTGGCTGAACGGCGACCGTGGTGGGCTGCTCTTCGCGAACCTAGTAGATTTTGACCAGCTCTACGGGCACCGGAATGACGTCCCGGGGTTCTACGGGGCATTGCGGCAGTTCGACGACGCGCTGCCGAGCCTGCTTTCTGGACTCCAGGAGGACGACCTGCTGTTCATTACCGCTGACCACGGGAACGACCCGACGACGCCCAGCACCGATCACGCGCGCGAGCGCATACCGTTGCTGGTGGTTGGGCCGCGCGTGCGTCCCGTGCGGCTGCCGGAGCGATCGACTTTTTCGGACGTCGGGGCGACGATCGCCGAATGGCTGGGCGTATCGTTCAGGGGCCGTGGCACCTCGATGCTGTCGGAGGTTGTCGCATGA
- the cdd gene encoding cytidine deaminase, whose translation MTAADAGIDAALEAMQRAYAPYSHFRVGAALVSRDGAVFMGCNVENSSYPAGICAERSALSSAVVAGAREFVRVVVATEATEPTPPCGLCRQALVEFAPDLEVISVTSDGKRAAWRLGNLLPAPFTPESLAHR comes from the coding sequence ATGACGGCGGCCGACGCCGGGATCGACGCGGCGCTTGAGGCGATGCAGCGCGCCTACGCCCCGTACTCGCACTTTCGAGTTGGGGCCGCGCTGGTGAGTCGGGACGGTGCGGTGTTCATGGGGTGCAACGTGGAGAACTCGTCGTATCCGGCCGGGATCTGCGCGGAACGTTCGGCGCTGTCATCGGCGGTTGTGGCAGGGGCTCGTGAGTTTGTGCGTGTGGTGGTGGCGACCGAAGCGACCGAACCGACGCCGCCGTGCGGGTTGTGTCGGCAGGCGCTGGTGGAGTTTGCGCCAGACCTGGAAGTGATCAGCGTGACCTCCGATGGCAAGCGTGCGGCGTGGCGCCTGGGCAACCTGTTGCCGGCGCCGTTCACCCCCGAGAGCCTGGCGCATCGATGA
- a CDS encoding EutN/CcmL family microcompartment protein — MKMGRVVGTVVATRKDPSLDALKLLIVDNLTTGLEKEGGYVVAVDSVGAGMGEVVLYASGSSARLTSVTKDRPVDAVIMAIVDSYDVEGRNTRLA; from the coding sequence ATGAAGATGGGACGCGTGGTGGGCACGGTCGTGGCGACGCGGAAGGACCCGTCGCTGGACGCCCTCAAGCTGCTGATTGTCGACAACCTCACCACGGGGTTGGAGAAGGAAGGGGGATACGTGGTGGCAGTGGACAGTGTGGGGGCAGGGATGGGCGAAGTTGTCTTGTATGCGAGCGGAAGTTCCGCGCGCCTGACGAGCGTCACCAAGGACCGGCCGGTGGACGCCGTCATCATGGCCATTGTGGATAGCTACGATGTCGAAGGACGTAATACTCGGTTGGCCTGA
- the miaB gene encoding tRNA (N6-isopentenyl adenosine(37)-C2)-methylthiotransferase MiaB, producing the protein MTDPRATVYIETYGCQMNVSDTELMLGKLAAEGYAPVDAPEAADVILLNTCAIRDHAEQRVIGRLGELKRSMKPGSVVGVTGCMAQRLGPQLLTQAPHVSMVVGPDGYRALPQLVARARAGDRSVETTFDLEEHYEDFSPRRLDKVRAWIPVQRGCDYKCTYCIVPFTRGTERSRALADAVREAEQVVADDITEVTLLGQTVNSFHDGTHDFADLLRAVGAVPGLRRLRFTSPHPNDFSDRVIAAMAEVPAVCEHVHLPLQSGSTSVLKRMLRRYTREEYLACVSRLREAIPNLAITTDIIVGFPGETEEDFIETLEVVQQVGFDDGYTFKFSAREGTPATRMPAELTVPDEVASERLARLIAVVRAGSRQRNLGLLGQRREVLVEKAARRGDLMQARSRDFKTVLVSGDDQLLGQYLNVELTGTTGSTFTGTRVAARKELPVG; encoded by the coding sequence ATGACCGACCCCCGCGCCACGGTCTACATCGAGACCTACGGCTGCCAGATGAACGTGAGCGACACCGAGCTGATGCTCGGCAAGCTGGCGGCTGAGGGCTATGCGCCTGTGGACGCGCCTGAGGCGGCGGATGTCATCCTGCTGAACACCTGTGCCATCCGAGACCATGCCGAACAACGGGTGATCGGTCGCCTGGGCGAGCTCAAGCGCTCCATGAAGCCGGGGAGTGTCGTCGGGGTGACGGGGTGCATGGCCCAGCGCCTGGGACCGCAGCTGCTGACGCAGGCGCCGCACGTGTCGATGGTGGTTGGGCCGGATGGGTACCGCGCGTTGCCGCAGCTGGTGGCGCGTGCCCGGGCCGGCGACCGGTCCGTCGAGACGACCTTTGACCTCGAGGAACACTACGAGGACTTTTCCCCGCGTCGGCTCGACAAGGTGCGGGCCTGGATCCCGGTGCAGCGGGGCTGCGACTACAAGTGCACCTATTGCATCGTGCCGTTCACGCGCGGGACGGAGCGCAGTCGAGCGCTGGCCGACGCGGTGCGCGAGGCCGAGCAGGTGGTGGCCGACGACATCACCGAGGTGACGCTGCTCGGGCAGACCGTCAATTCGTTCCATGATGGCACCCATGATTTCGCCGACCTGCTGCGCGCAGTTGGCGCGGTACCGGGACTCCGTCGGTTGCGCTTCACCAGCCCGCACCCGAACGACTTCTCCGACCGGGTGATCGCGGCGATGGCCGAGGTGCCCGCGGTCTGCGAGCACGTGCACCTTCCGCTGCAGTCCGGGTCCACGTCGGTGCTCAAGCGGATGTTGCGTCGGTACACGCGGGAGGAATACCTCGCCTGTGTCTCGCGACTGCGCGAGGCCATTCCCAACCTGGCCATCACGACCGACATCATCGTCGGCTTTCCGGGGGAGACCGAGGAGGACTTCATCGAGACCCTGGAGGTCGTGCAGCAGGTCGGCTTTGACGACGGGTACACCTTCAAGTTTTCGGCGCGCGAAGGCACGCCGGCCACGCGAATGCCGGCGGAATTGACGGTGCCGGATGAGGTGGCCTCCGAGCGGCTGGCAAGGTTGATCGCCGTCGTGCGCGCCGGGTCGCGTCAGCGCAACCTCGGCCTGCTCGGCCAGCGCCGCGAGGTGCTCGTCGAGAAGGCGGCGCGTCGTGGGGACCTGATGCAGGCGCGATCACGCGACTTCAAGACCGTCCTCGTGAGTGGCGACGACCAGCTGTTGGGCCAATACCTCAATGTGGAACTCACGGGGACGACGGGCTCGACGTTCACCGGGACGCGAGTCGCCGCGCGGAAGGAGCTGCCGGTCGGCTGA
- a CDS encoding late competence development ComFB family protein — protein MKNALEEIAADVFEQLRRRNAGFCSCLQCRDDAITHALNKIRPRYISGSPVGSAVTRVALSQWQVRAELSVVMIDAMRRVHAHPRHAPLVPEAVHSG, from the coding sequence ATGAAGAACGCGCTTGAGGAAATCGCTGCCGACGTGTTCGAGCAGCTGCGCCGCCGCAATGCGGGATTTTGTTCGTGCCTGCAATGCCGGGATGATGCCATCACGCACGCGCTCAACAAGATCCGACCACGCTACATCAGCGGGTCGCCGGTTGGCTCCGCGGTCACCCGCGTGGCGTTGTCACAGTGGCAGGTGCGAGCGGAGTTGTCGGTGGTCATGATCGACGCGATGCGGCGGGTGCACGCGCATCCGCGACATGCGCCGCTCGTGCCAGAGGCTGTGCACAGCGGGTAG